From the Limosilactobacillus panis genome, one window contains:
- a CDS encoding ROK family glucokinase translates to MAKKLFGVDLGGTTIKFAILTQEGEIQQKWSIRTNILDDGSHIVPDIVDSINHHLDLYKMTPDQFVGIGMGTPGTIDRDKGTVVGAFNLNWKTTQRVKEQIEEGTGMKFALDNDANVAALGERWKGAGNEGDDVAFITLGTGVGGGLISNGKLVHGIVGAGGEVGHMIVKPNGYLCTCGNRGCLEQYASATGVVHVAQDKAEEYEGNSRLKAMIDNGDEITSKIVFDLAKDNDYLANTVVDEVTYYLGLACANLSNVLNPEYLVIGGGVSAAGDFLLKRVQKNFEKFAFPTVRTSTQLKLAELGNDAGVIGAASLARQFESVN, encoded by the coding sequence ATGGCAAAGAAGTTATTTGGTGTTGACCTTGGTGGGACAACAATTAAGTTTGCAATCTTGACTCAGGAGGGTGAGATCCAACAGAAGTGGTCAATTCGGACCAACATCTTGGATGATGGTTCCCACATTGTTCCTGATATTGTGGATTCCATTAACCACCACCTGGACCTTTACAAAATGACACCCGACCAGTTTGTTGGTATTGGGATGGGAACTCCCGGAACCATCGACCGTGACAAGGGGACAGTTGTTGGGGCCTTTAACCTTAACTGGAAGACCACCCAAAGGGTTAAGGAGCAAATCGAAGAGGGAACAGGCATGAAGTTTGCCCTTGATAACGACGCCAACGTAGCCGCTCTCGGTGAACGCTGGAAGGGTGCTGGTAACGAAGGTGACGATGTTGCCTTCATCACCCTTGGTACCGGTGTTGGGGGTGGACTGATCTCCAACGGTAAGCTGGTTCACGGAATTGTCGGTGCCGGTGGTGAAGTCGGCCACATGATTGTTAAGCCTAACGGTTACCTTTGTACTTGTGGTAACCGCGGCTGTCTAGAACAATATGCTTCAGCAACTGGTGTTGTTCATGTGGCCCAAGACAAGGCAGAAGAATACGAAGGTAACAGCCGCCTTAAGGCCATGATTGATAACGGTGACGAGATCACTTCAAAGATTGTCTTTGACCTGGCCAAGGATAACGACTACCTGGCAAACACCGTTGTGGACGAAGTTACCTACTACCTTGGTCTGGCATGTGCTAACCTTTCTAACGTCCTTAATCCTGAATACCTGGTTATTGGTGGTGGGGTCTCCGCTGCCGGTGACTTCCTGTTGAAGCGGGTTCAAAAGAACTTTGAAAAGTTTGCCTTCCCAACAGTTCGGACTTCTACCCAGTTGAAGCTGGCAGAATTGGGGAACGATGCCGGTGTTATCGGTGCTGCATCCTTAGCTCGGCAGTTTGAATCAGTTAACTAG
- the serS gene encoding serine--tRNA ligase yields the protein MLDIKKIRKDPDFFKQKLATRGVKAEEIDEVLELDATRRELLKQSESLRAERNTASDKIGEAKKNGEDADEAVKKVRVINADIKELDEKVNANEEEFHDKMSRLPNIPKDEVPVSLTEEGSVELRKVGKIRKFDFEPKHHWDIGENLGILDFDRAHKVSGARFVYYLGLGAQLERAVYNFMLDEHMKDGYTEVLPPYIVKASAMYGTGQYPKFRNSVYRVNGEDMTLIPTAEVPLTNYFSGEVIPAELLPVYVTALTPCYRSEAGAAGRDTRGLIRMHQFNKVEMVKYTRPEDSWDELEKMTANGENILKKLNIPYHVITLTTSDMSFTASMTHDIEMWMPAQNKYREVSSCSNCLDFQARRMHTQYRDEDGNLRYVHTLNGSGLAVGRTVAAILENYQNEDGSVTIPDVLVPYMHGVTKITKENAVPFRNK from the coding sequence ATGCTAGATATCAAGAAGATTCGTAAAGACCCGGACTTTTTCAAGCAAAAGTTAGCAACCCGTGGTGTTAAGGCCGAAGAAATTGATGAAGTTCTGGAATTAGATGCTACCCGTCGTGAATTATTGAAGCAAAGTGAAAGCCTGCGGGCTGAACGTAACACCGCCTCTGACAAGATCGGTGAAGCCAAGAAGAATGGTGAAGATGCCGATGAAGCCGTTAAGAAGGTTCGGGTAATCAACGCTGACATTAAGGAACTGGACGAAAAGGTTAACGCCAATGAAGAAGAGTTTCACGACAAGATGTCACGCCTGCCAAACATTCCAAAGGATGAGGTTCCAGTAAGCCTGACTGAAGAAGGTTCTGTTGAATTACGGAAGGTTGGTAAGATTCGTAAGTTTGACTTTGAACCTAAGCACCACTGGGACATCGGTGAAAACCTTGGTATCTTAGACTTCGACCGGGCTCATAAGGTATCTGGTGCACGGTTTGTTTACTATCTTGGTTTAGGTGCCCAACTGGAACGGGCCGTTTACAACTTCATGCTTGATGAACACATGAAGGATGGGTACACAGAAGTATTACCACCATACATTGTTAAGGCTTCTGCTATGTACGGGACTGGTCAATATCCAAAATTCCGGAACTCTGTTTACCGGGTCAACGGTGAAGATATGACGCTGATTCCAACTGCCGAAGTTCCGTTGACTAACTACTTCTCCGGTGAAGTTATTCCAGCCGAGCTGTTACCGGTATACGTTACGGCCTTAACTCCATGCTACCGTTCTGAAGCTGGTGCCGCTGGTCGTGATACCCGTGGCTTGATTCGGATGCACCAATTTAACAAGGTTGAAATGGTTAAGTACACTCGTCCAGAAGATTCTTGGGATGAACTGGAAAAGATGACTGCCAATGGTGAAAACATTCTGAAGAAGTTGAACATCCCTTATCACGTTATCACCCTGACTACTAGTGACATGAGTTTCACCGCATCGATGACCCACGATATCGAAATGTGGATGCCTGCCCAAAACAAGTACCGTGAAGTATCCAGTTGTTCGAACTGCCTGGACTTCCAAGCACGGCGGATGCACACCCAATACCGTGATGAAGATGGGAACCTTCGTTATGTTCACACCTTGAATGGTTCCGGCCTGGCTGTTGGTCGGACAGTTGCTGCCATCCTAGAAAACTACCAAAACGAAGATGGCTCTGTTACTATTCCAGATGTCTTAGTACCATACATGCACGGGGTAACAAAGATTACGAAAGAAAACGCGGTTCCATTCCGCAACAAGTAA
- a CDS encoding DUF3042 family protein, whose translation MKQLTKGFLIGTASTLAAIVSGAVAFHKTVIKPVEEEEVKFDENRRAATRKNRSAHQF comes from the coding sequence ATGAAACAATTAACAAAGGGATTTTTAATCGGAACTGCATCAACTTTAGCAGCGATTGTCAGTGGCGCCGTTGCTTTCCATAAGACGGTTATTAAGCCGGTTGAAGAAGAAGAGGTTAAGTTCGACGAAAACCGGCGGGCTGCCACCCGGAAGAACCGTTCTGCACACCAATTCTAA
- the glnA gene encoding type I glutamate--ammonia ligase yields MAKQKLTKDEVRTMVKDENIRFLRVMFTDLLGTIKSVDLPVSQLDKLMDNKIMFDGSSIDGFVRIEESDMYLYPDMSTWLVFPWGAEHGKVARVICSVHMTDGTPFEGDPRNNLKRVLQDMQKMGFKDFNIGPEPEFFLFKTDADGNTTTNVNDKENYFDMEPADVGEDCRRDIVLALEKMGFDVEAAHHEVAPGQHEVDFKYADALEAADNIQTFKLIVKTIAKKYGLHATFMPKPLSGINGSGMHLNMSLFDKDGHNAFYDENDEKQLSQTAYHFLGGLMKHARSYTAICNPIVNSYKRLVPGYEAPVYVAWSTSNRSPLIRIPSDRGMGTRLELRSADPSANPYLAIAAVLEAGLDGLRNQLPPIHEVDENIYKMTSAERDKKDIRNLPDTLHNALKSLAEDDVINGSMGAHIYHSFMEAKTREYDAYRQHVSDWERQRYMDQY; encoded by the coding sequence ATGGCAAAGCAAAAATTGACCAAAGACGAAGTTCGCACAATGGTAAAAGACGAAAACATCCGTTTCCTGCGGGTAATGTTTACGGACTTACTGGGAACAATCAAGAGCGTTGACTTACCAGTCAGTCAACTTGATAAGTTGATGGATAATAAGATCATGTTTGACGGTTCTTCAATTGACGGTTTTGTCCGCATTGAGGAAAGTGACATGTACCTTTACCCGGATATGTCTACTTGGCTGGTATTCCCGTGGGGAGCAGAGCACGGCAAGGTTGCCCGCGTAATCTGCAGTGTTCACATGACGGACGGGACCCCATTTGAAGGTGACCCACGAAACAACCTGAAACGGGTTCTTCAAGATATGCAAAAGATGGGCTTTAAGGACTTCAATATTGGCCCAGAGCCTGAATTCTTCCTCTTTAAGACGGATGCCGATGGTAACACAACCACAAACGTTAACGATAAAGAAAACTACTTTGATATGGAGCCAGCTGATGTTGGTGAAGACTGCCGGCGTGATATCGTCCTGGCCCTGGAAAAGATGGGCTTCGATGTTGAAGCGGCCCACCACGAAGTTGCTCCTGGCCAACACGAGGTTGACTTTAAGTATGCCGATGCACTGGAAGCGGCTGATAACATTCAAACCTTTAAACTGATTGTAAAGACCATTGCAAAAAAGTATGGTCTCCATGCCACCTTCATGCCAAAGCCACTGTCAGGGATCAACGGCTCCGGCATGCATCTGAACATGTCCTTATTCGATAAAGACGGTCACAATGCCTTTTATGACGAAAATGACGAAAAGCAGCTTTCCCAAACGGCTTACCACTTCCTCGGCGGCCTAATGAAGCATGCCCGGAGTTACACGGCAATCTGCAACCCGATTGTTAACTCTTACAAACGCTTAGTTCCCGGCTATGAAGCACCGGTTTATGTTGCATGGTCAACGTCCAATCGGTCACCACTGATTCGAATCCCGAGCGACCGGGGGATGGGGACCCGGCTGGAATTACGTTCAGCTGACCCCTCTGCAAACCCATACCTGGCAATTGCGGCTGTTCTGGAAGCTGGTTTGGACGGCTTACGGAATCAATTACCACCGATCCATGAGGTCGACGAAAACATTTACAAGATGACCAGTGCCGAGCGGGATAAAAAGGACATCCGGAACCTGCCGGACACATTGCACAACGCCCTGAAGTCCCTTGCTGAGGATGACGTCATCAATGGTTCGATGGGTGCCCACATCTACCACAGCTTTATGGAAGCTAAGACCCGTGAATACGATGCTTACCGTCAACACGTTTCTGACTGGGAACGGCAGCGCTACATGGACCAGTATTAA
- a CDS encoding rhomboid family intramembrane serine protease, whose product MQANYWKNNPVTVSLIAIQVVVFLMMTMMGGSTNTVVLLKFGALNASLVQAGQWWRLITPVFVHIGFAHILINSITLYFIGLYIEQLFGHWRMLVIYFVSAIAGNLLSAFWISNGLSAGASTAIFGLFGAFIMLGVTFRENQAIRMLGRQFLILVVLNIVTDLFVPGIDLAGHLGGLVGGFLAGYAVGAPRLGHVNSVERVLATVVLVLGLLVLFVKVS is encoded by the coding sequence ATGCAGGCGAACTACTGGAAGAACAACCCCGTGACGGTAAGTCTGATTGCCATTCAAGTCGTCGTCTTCTTAATGATGACGATGATGGGGGGCTCAACCAACACTGTCGTTTTGCTAAAGTTTGGGGCGTTGAACGCTTCTCTCGTGCAGGCTGGACAATGGTGGCGGCTAATTACCCCCGTCTTTGTTCACATTGGTTTTGCCCACATCTTAATTAACAGTATTACCCTTTACTTTATAGGTCTCTACATTGAGCAGCTCTTTGGTCACTGGCGGATGTTAGTTATTTACTTTGTCAGTGCCATTGCCGGTAACCTATTGAGTGCCTTTTGGATTTCCAATGGCTTATCGGCGGGAGCAAGTACGGCGATTTTTGGCCTCTTTGGTGCCTTTATTATGCTGGGCGTCACTTTTAGGGAAAACCAAGCGATTCGGATGCTGGGTCGCCAGTTCTTAATCCTGGTTGTCCTGAACATTGTGACGGATCTTTTCGTTCCCGGCATCGACCTTGCGGGACACCTTGGCGGCCTAGTAGGGGGCTTTTTAGCCGGTTATGCTGTTGGTGCACCCCGCCTTGGCCACGTTAATTCTGTGGAACGGGTGCTTGCCACGGTGGTTTTAGTTCTCGGGTTACTAGTTTTATTTGTTAAAGTGAGCTGA
- a CDS encoding rhodanese-like domain-containing protein — translation MILAISNGLLTFNLVLIVIILAFLIGWGYQAWRRKRYSTVLDQEDFQKGIRKAQVIDLRSESDFKAGHILGARSLPYVYLRQQYGELRPDLPIYLYDAGMSVSTQAAAFLYKHGYKKLYILRDGYRAWDGKTKKSKY, via the coding sequence TTGATTTTAGCTATTAGTAACGGACTGTTGACGTTTAACCTGGTCCTGATTGTCATCATCCTGGCCTTCTTGATTGGGTGGGGCTACCAGGCCTGGCGGCGGAAGCGCTACTCAACGGTTCTTGACCAAGAAGATTTTCAAAAGGGCATCCGGAAGGCCCAAGTGATTGACCTGCGAAGCGAGAGCGACTTTAAAGCGGGCCACATCCTGGGGGCCCGGAGCTTACCGTATGTTTACCTGCGGCAGCAATACGGTGAATTACGCCCTGATTTACCAATCTACCTCTACGATGCTGGAATGTCAGTCAGCACCCAGGCGGCAGCCTTTTTGTACAAGCACGGCTATAAGAAACTCTACATCCTCCGGGACGGTTACCGTGCTTGGGACGGTAAGACGAAGAAGTCGAAGTACTAG
- a CDS encoding PTS lactose/cellobiose transporter subunit IIA translates to MTEENNAALQQAMQLMLNAGDAKEAAHEAIEAAHDGDLASAKQKLAQAKETLNTAHNTQTKMLTSEAQGKKVELTLLIVHAQDHLMTAITYVDLAGEIIRLYQRLAEDK, encoded by the coding sequence ATGACAGAAGAAAACAACGCAGCTCTGCAGCAGGCAATGCAGTTAATGCTAAACGCCGGGGATGCTAAGGAAGCAGCCCATGAGGCCATTGAAGCAGCTCATGATGGGGACCTGGCGAGTGCCAAACAAAAATTAGCTCAGGCTAAGGAAACGTTGAACACGGCCCACAACACGCAGACTAAGATGCTGACTAGTGAGGCCCAGGGGAAAAAAGTGGAATTAACCCTTTTAATTGTTCACGCCCAGGACCACTTGATGACTGCCATTACTTACGTCGATCTCGCAGGTGAAATTATTCGTCTCTACCAACGCCTCGCTGAAGACAAGTAA
- a CDS encoding YqgQ family protein: protein MALPREYRTLYDVQQLLKEFNVFVYVGKRLYDIELMAIELDHLYEAGVVDKTTYMKAKIVLRKEHREEERREKSGRLY from the coding sequence ATGGCTTTACCACGTGAATATCGGACGTTATATGATGTTCAGCAGCTGCTGAAGGAGTTTAACGTCTTTGTGTATGTGGGCAAACGATTGTACGATATCGAGCTAATGGCAATTGAGTTAGACCACCTGTACGAAGCAGGGGTCGTCGACAAGACAACGTATATGAAAGCAAAGATTGTTCTTAGAAAAGAACATCGTGAAGAAGAGCGCCGGGAAAAGTCTGGGCGCCTATACTAA
- a CDS encoding transcriptional regulator: MSSEAVRKHIKRFIPLVDFFAEVLGPNSEVVLNDVTDLDHSVVYIKNPTITNRKVGDPASNFVLKIMKDGIDADTNFIANYSGKSKSTPNLRSSTYFIRYRNKIVGMLCINTNQAPLEALVKQMDTFKKLFEVQTTPISEISTTNKENKTVTRPNKNIKVITENFNNSVSSIAKSAVEKKERELNVSVDFFQQDQKIAVIKELYEDGYFLLKDSIRVIASALKCSSPTIYRYLNKVKNMNQQQNTFK; encoded by the coding sequence ATGTCAAGTGAAGCTGTCCGAAAGCATATTAAACGGTTTATTCCATTGGTTGACTTCTTTGCTGAGGTCCTTGGACCCAATAGTGAAGTTGTGTTAAATGATGTAACTGATTTGGACCATTCGGTAGTATACATAAAGAATCCAACCATTACTAACCGAAAAGTCGGTGATCCAGCATCTAACTTCGTTCTCAAGATTATGAAAGACGGGATCGACGCTGATACCAATTTCATTGCTAACTATTCTGGAAAATCAAAGAGTACGCCAAATCTGCGTTCCTCGACCTATTTTATTCGCTACCGGAATAAAATTGTCGGGATGCTCTGTATCAATACTAATCAGGCACCGCTGGAAGCTCTGGTTAAGCAAATGGATACTTTTAAAAAACTATTTGAGGTTCAGACCACACCGATTAGCGAAATCAGTACGACTAATAAGGAAAATAAAACGGTGACCCGACCAAATAAAAATATTAAGGTGATTACCGAAAACTTCAATAATTCGGTAAGTTCAATTGCAAAGAGTGCCGTTGAAAAGAAGGAACGAGAATTAAACGTTTCTGTTGACTTCTTCCAGCAAGACCAAAAGATCGCAGTAATTAAGGAATTATATGAGGACGGTTACTTCCTACTTAAAGATTCAATCCGGGTAATTGCTTCCGCGTTGAAGTGCTCTTCCCCGACTATTTACCGCTACCTGAATAAAGTAAAAAACATGAATCAGCAACAAAACACCTTTAAATAA
- a CDS encoding 5-formyltetrahydrofolate cyclo-ligase, whose protein sequence is MTYSKAELRQAYIARLQQLDVNTRLNEEKALASILYDQPEWMGAKVIALTLSQSFEIDTAPLILHARHEGRTVVVPRTLPHRQMEFVELKENTTFEETTFGILEPSDGRVYGPDEIDLMIVPGVAFTKDGYRLGFGGGYYDRYLENYQGKSLSLALPTQEAENGEWAPEDHDQQVDRVITLAEK, encoded by the coding sequence ATGACGTATTCAAAAGCCGAACTGCGTCAAGCTTATATTGCCCGGTTGCAGCAGCTGGATGTTAACACCCGCCTTAATGAAGAAAAGGCGTTGGCATCCATCCTGTATGACCAGCCGGAATGGATGGGAGCAAAGGTTATTGCGCTGACCCTCAGTCAGTCCTTCGAGATTGATACGGCCCCGTTGATCCTTCATGCCCGGCATGAGGGACGGACGGTAGTTGTTCCCCGGACCTTGCCTCACCGACAGATGGAGTTTGTCGAGTTAAAAGAAAATACGACCTTTGAAGAGACGACATTTGGTATTTTGGAACCAAGCGACGGACGTGTTTACGGCCCGGACGAGATTGACCTCATGATCGTTCCCGGGGTGGCATTCACAAAGGATGGCTACCGCTTGGGATTTGGTGGAGGTTACTATGACCGCTACCTTGAAAATTACCAGGGTAAGTCGCTGTCACTGGCGTTGCCAACCCAGGAAGCTGAGAATGGCGAATGGGCGCCAGAAGATCATGACCAGCAGGTTGACCGAGTAATCACACTCGCGGAGAAATAG
- the gltX gene encoding glutamate--tRNA ligase, whose protein sequence is MDQKVRVRYAPSPTGFLHIGNAQSALFNYLFARHFNGTMVLRIEDTDTKRNVASGEKSQRENLDWLGIDWDEGPDKPNPKYAPYRQSERNKKGIYHKYIQELLDKGIAYKDYTTEEELQEMRERQRANNEAPHYDGRWYGKSEEEQKAAEAKGLKPTIRFHFPKNHEYEWDDIARGHVSFNSDNLGGDFIIEKSDGMPTYNFAVVVDDHSMEITHVLRGADHISNTPKQMAIYEALGWEHPVFCHIPLIFNPKTRKKLSKRDKDTLQFINEYKKHGYLPEAIFNFIAFLGWSPVGEREIYSKDELIKVYDPKRMSKAPAYFDQKKLDWMNAQYIKKIDVDELAKRTMELVKEGETEEAKHLQSIPEDQCLDILKKTIHVHQRDVDKLLEVMAYAWDYYTVLDQHFNYDPIVANDDFANDDVLAVLKGLKDKLVNGGDDLDYSQAIKEVGKETGVKGRNLYFPLNLAFTGATSAPQIYEIMAIYPKETDIKLLDRMIDAF, encoded by the coding sequence ATGGATCAAAAGGTCAGAGTTCGGTATGCACCTAGTCCAACGGGTTTTTTGCATATTGGAAATGCTCAATCAGCATTGTTTAACTACTTATTCGCACGCCATTTTAACGGAACAATGGTTCTGCGGATTGAAGACACGGACACGAAGCGCAACGTTGCTTCCGGTGAAAAGAGCCAGCGAGAAAACTTAGACTGGTTAGGGATTGACTGGGACGAAGGCCCTGACAAGCCGAACCCGAAGTATGCTCCTTACCGGCAAAGTGAACGGAACAAAAAGGGCATTTACCACAAGTACATTCAGGAACTCCTCGACAAGGGAATTGCCTACAAGGACTACACGACTGAAGAAGAACTCCAGGAAATGCGTGAACGTCAGCGCGCCAATAATGAAGCTCCCCACTACGATGGTCGTTGGTACGGCAAGAGTGAAGAGGAACAGAAGGCCGCTGAAGCTAAAGGCTTGAAGCCGACCATTCGTTTCCACTTCCCAAAGAATCACGAATATGAATGGGACGATATTGCCCGGGGCCACGTTTCCTTTAACTCTGACAACCTGGGTGGTGACTTCATCATTGAAAAGAGTGATGGGATGCCGACCTACAACTTTGCCGTTGTTGTTGATGACCACTCAATGGAAATCACCCATGTTTTGCGGGGGGCTGACCACATTTCCAATACTCCTAAGCAGATGGCAATTTACGAAGCCCTCGGCTGGGAGCACCCCGTATTCTGCCACATTCCATTGATCTTCAACCCGAAGACCCGGAAGAAGCTCAGTAAGCGGGACAAGGATACCCTGCAGTTTATCAACGAGTACAAGAAGCATGGTTACCTGCCAGAAGCAATTTTTAACTTTATTGCCTTCTTAGGCTGGTCCCCAGTTGGTGAACGAGAAATTTATTCCAAGGATGAATTGATCAAGGTTTACGACCCAAAGCGGATGTCCAAGGCCCCGGCTTACTTTGACCAAAAGAAGCTGGACTGGATGAATGCTCAGTACATCAAGAAGATAGACGTCGATGAACTGGCTAAGCGGACAATGGAGCTGGTTAAAGAAGGGGAAACTGAAGAGGCTAAGCATCTGCAAAGCATCCCCGAAGACCAGTGCCTTGATATCCTGAAGAAGACCATTCATGTCCACCAACGGGATGTTGACAAGCTCTTGGAAGTCATGGCCTACGCCTGGGATTACTACACCGTCTTGGACCAGCACTTCAACTACGATCCAATTGTTGCCAATGATGATTTCGCTAACGATGACGTTTTGGCAGTTTTGAAGGGATTAAAGGACAAGTTAGTTAACGGTGGCGATGACCTTGATTACAGTCAGGCAATTAAGGAAGTCGGTAAGGAGACCGGTGTTAAGGGCCGGAATCTGTACTTCCCATTGAACCTGGCCTTTACAGGGGCAACCTCTGCACCACAAATCTATGAAATCATGGCAATCTACCCGAAGGAAACTGATATCAAGTTGCTAGACCGGATGATTGACGCTTTCTAA
- the miaA gene encoding tRNA (adenosine(37)-N6)-dimethylallyltransferase MiaA — MNKVIAIVGPTAVGKTALSIKLAQAEQGEVISGDSMQIYRHLDIGTAKVTKEEMAGVPHHLIDIADVDQRYSAAQFKDEASKLIEQITNRHHLPIIAGGTGFYLQTLTANLTLGGDHFDARSQQIRDHWNAVADQKGNQFIWNHLAKVDPKASQNIPVGNRRRIIRAIEVVERTGKLFSAQPQLDSTTDFLLVGLTTERAALYQRINDRVDQMVKNGLVEEARWLYDQGGLSLPAGKGIGYHELFPYFTGECSLTAAIEKVKKDSRHYAKRQLTWFRNKMDVHWFDLVSGSDTIQDVKSLVEAWLKK, encoded by the coding sequence ATGAATAAAGTAATTGCAATTGTGGGGCCGACAGCGGTTGGAAAGACCGCCCTCTCAATTAAACTGGCCCAGGCCGAGCAAGGAGAGGTCATTTCTGGAGACTCGATGCAGATTTACCGCCACCTCGATATTGGAACAGCCAAGGTGACCAAAGAGGAAATGGCGGGTGTGCCCCACCACCTGATTGATATAGCTGACGTCGACCAGCGGTACTCGGCGGCCCAATTTAAAGATGAGGCCAGCAAGCTTATCGAGCAGATTACCAACCGTCACCACCTTCCCATTATTGCTGGGGGGACTGGCTTTTACCTTCAAACCCTGACGGCTAATTTGACCCTTGGTGGGGACCATTTTGATGCCCGCTCCCAGCAAATTCGGGACCACTGGAACGCTGTCGCCGACCAAAAAGGGAACCAGTTCATTTGGAACCATCTCGCAAAAGTGGATCCGAAAGCCAGTCAAAACATCCCGGTGGGTAACCGGCGAAGAATCATTCGGGCTATTGAAGTGGTGGAGCGGACTGGTAAACTTTTTTCTGCTCAACCGCAGCTGGATAGTACGACGGACTTTCTCCTGGTTGGTCTGACCACCGAACGGGCCGCCTTGTACCAGCGGATTAACGACCGGGTCGACCAAATGGTGAAAAACGGTCTCGTTGAAGAGGCCCGCTGGCTATACGACCAGGGCGGCCTTAGTTTACCCGCCGGAAAGGGGATCGGTTACCATGAATTGTTCCCTTACTTTACTGGCGAATGCTCATTGACAGCTGCAATTGAAAAGGTAAAAAAGGATTCACGTCACTATGCCAAACGCCAGTTAACCTGGTTCAGAAACAAGATGGACGTTCACTGGTTTGACCTAGTTAGCGGCAGTGACACAATTCAAGATGTTAAGTCCCTTGTGGAGGCCTGGTTAAAAAAGTAA
- the rpmG gene encoding 50S ribosomal protein L33, with product MRVNITLECTSCHERTYLTSKNRRHNPDRLELNKYCPRERKVTLHRETK from the coding sequence ATGCGTGTCAACATTACACTTGAATGTACTTCATGCCATGAACGGACTTACTTAACCAGTAAGAACCGTCGTCACAATCCCGACCGTCTTGAATTAAACAAGTACTGCCCACGGGAACGTAAGGTGACATTACACCGTGAAACTAAGTAA